A stretch of Bifidobacterium sp. ESL0704 DNA encodes these proteins:
- a CDS encoding TatD family hydrolase, translating into MGKKHRDRSWAPAPEALPDGVHVVDDHTHVASVVPFAREMNRQALERDQPPVPVYSVDEILAQARSVGVEGVIDVGCELPNLKVAVQMALDHPGTVHAGLAIHPNEAVLHGHRGVPGPDGLPLKYQPWHDVSFEDALAEVHRLAVTYPEQVVAIGETGMDLFRTGEAAMEIQRDAFRAHIALAKELNLPMQIHDRDAHKEVIETLIKDGSPERTVFHSWSGDTELAQIAREQGWYLSFSGASSFKGNEEIRKSAAIVGLDHIMVETDAPYLTPMPYRGRTNAPYMIPYTLKSLADTLDLPVGKVAEATRRTTRTVYGV; encoded by the coding sequence ATGGGCAAGAAACATCGGGATCGTAGTTGGGCGCCGGCGCCGGAGGCGTTGCCGGACGGGGTGCATGTGGTCGACGACCATACGCATGTAGCGAGTGTGGTGCCGTTTGCGCGTGAGATGAACCGGCAGGCGCTCGAGCGCGACCAGCCGCCGGTGCCGGTCTACAGCGTCGACGAGATTTTGGCCCAGGCCAGGTCGGTCGGCGTCGAGGGCGTCATCGACGTGGGCTGTGAGCTGCCGAACCTGAAAGTCGCGGTCCAGATGGCGCTCGACCATCCCGGTACGGTGCACGCCGGTCTTGCGATTCATCCGAACGAGGCGGTGTTGCACGGCCATCGGGGAGTGCCGGGCCCGGACGGTCTGCCGCTGAAGTACCAGCCGTGGCACGACGTGAGTTTCGAAGACGCGCTCGCCGAGGTCCACCGCTTGGCGGTGACATACCCCGAGCAAGTGGTAGCCATCGGCGAGACCGGCATGGATCTTTTCCGCACCGGCGAGGCGGCGATGGAGATCCAGCGTGACGCTTTCCGCGCCCATATCGCGCTGGCCAAGGAACTCAACCTGCCGATGCAGATTCACGACCGCGATGCCCACAAAGAGGTCATCGAAACCCTCATCAAAGACGGTAGCCCGGAACGCACCGTTTTCCACAGCTGGTCCGGCGACACCGAGCTCGCCCAAATCGCGCGTGAGCAGGGCTGGTACCTGAGTTTTTCCGGTGCTTCCAGTTTCAAGGGCAACGAGGAGATCCGCAAGTCCGCCGCCATCGTGGGCCTCGACCACATCATGGTCGAAACCGATGCCCCCTACCTCACGCCGATGCCGTATCGCGGCCGCACCAACGCTCCATATATGATTCCCTATACCTTGAAATCACTTGCGGATACTCTTGATTTGCCGGTAGGTAAAGTCGCCGAAGCGACGCGGCGCACCACGCGTACCGTTTACGGCGTCTGA
- a CDS encoding glycoside hydrolase family 27 protein, protein MGWNSWDSYGTTVTEDEVMANARFMAEHLKDAGWDTVVIDIDWYDPTARAHGYNADAPLILDGYGRQMPDPVRFPSAADGKGFGPLAAKVHELGLKLGIHVMRGIPRLAVERNLPVKDTSYTARDVADKEHVCVWNPDNYGLNQQHPGAQAFYDAQIDQFADWGIDFLKVDDMQTPFHADEIAAYHRAIAKAEASHPGHEISLSLSPGGWVAPTYVDFLRSNAQMWRISDDLWDRWDDVYQQFSRLARWAPLQQAGHFADADMLPLGHIGLRAERGDDRDSRLTRNERRTLMALWAMGRSPLMVGGDLPTSTGETIALLGNPAMREVTAGSANNRELVRERIYGTWGDVDSYRGDLIVWAADAEDWADGTASAHEGGHYAAMFWTGDDDYELQGNIELKALVGLGDAEKAWKVTDLFADVADGAEPIATACMEGVGSDRVLKGTIGAHGVLWFALDK, encoded by the coding sequence ATGGGGTGGAACAGCTGGGATTCCTACGGCACCACCGTCACCGAGGACGAAGTCATGGCCAATGCGCGGTTTATGGCCGAGCATCTGAAGGATGCGGGCTGGGATACCGTGGTCATCGACATCGACTGGTACGACCCGACCGCCCGTGCCCACGGCTACAACGCCGACGCGCCGCTGATTCTTGACGGGTACGGCCGCCAGATGCCTGACCCCGTGCGTTTTCCCAGCGCCGCCGATGGCAAGGGATTCGGCCCGCTCGCCGCCAAGGTGCACGAGCTGGGTCTGAAACTCGGCATCCATGTGATGCGCGGCATCCCCAGGCTTGCTGTCGAGCGCAACCTGCCGGTCAAAGATACGTCATACACCGCTCGGGATGTGGCCGATAAAGAGCATGTCTGCGTCTGGAACCCGGACAACTACGGCCTCAACCAACAGCATCCGGGTGCGCAGGCGTTCTACGACGCTCAGATCGACCAGTTCGCCGACTGGGGAATCGACTTCCTCAAGGTCGATGACATGCAGACGCCGTTCCACGCCGACGAAATCGCCGCTTACCACCGGGCCATCGCCAAGGCTGAGGCCAGCCACCCGGGTCATGAGATTTCGCTTTCGCTTTCGCCGGGTGGCTGGGTCGCGCCTACGTATGTGGATTTCCTGCGCAGCAATGCCCAGATGTGGCGTATCTCCGACGATCTGTGGGACCGCTGGGACGATGTATACCAGCAGTTCTCGCGCCTCGCTCGTTGGGCGCCGCTGCAGCAGGCCGGTCATTTCGCCGATGCCGACATGCTGCCGCTCGGCCATATCGGGCTTCGCGCCGAACGTGGCGATGACCGCGATAGCCGGCTGACCCGCAACGAACGCCGGACCCTGATGGCGCTCTGGGCGATGGGGCGCTCGCCGTTGATGGTGGGCGGCGACCTGCCCACGAGTACGGGGGAGACCATAGCTCTGCTTGGCAACCCGGCGATGCGGGAAGTCACGGCCGGTTCGGCCAACAATCGCGAGCTAGTGCGTGAACGTATCTACGGCACTTGGGGCGACGTGGACTCCTACCGCGGCGACCTCATCGTGTGGGCTGCGGATGCCGAGGACTGGGCCGATGGCACCGCTTCGGCACATGAGGGCGGCCACTACGCCGCGATGTTCTGGACCGGTGACGATGACTATGAGCTGCAAGGCAACATCGAGCTGAAGGCTCTGGTCGGTCTCGGCGATGCCGAAAAGGCGTGGAAGGTAACCGATCTCTTCGCCGATGTGGCGGATGGAGCCGAGCCAATCGCGACCGCTTGCATGGAAGGCGTCGGTTCGGATCGCGTGCTCAAAGGCACGATCGGAGCTCACGGCGTCCTCTGGTTCGCTCTGGACAAGTAA